A single window of Chloracidobacterium thermophilum B DNA harbors:
- the speA gene encoding biosynthetic arginine decarboxylase, whose protein sequence is MKAKLEEVAQTYGIENWGAGYFSINKKGHLVVHPSEYDRRGADLMEILEDLQRRRIHAPLLLRFPQILVNQMKKLTGAFRSAIREFDYKGRYYGVFPMKVNPRREVVEEFLRAGRRYDFGIEVGSKPELYAALANEQSADSLMICNGFKDESYIRMALLGTELGKNVVIVIEKIGELEMVIQLAREIGVSPLLGIRVKLYSKGSGRWEKSGGESAKFGLTTSEILEVIRVLREHEMVDSLRLLHFHIGSQITSIKRVKNAIKEAARVYAKIRAMKIDIDYLDVGGGLGVDYDGSRTSSESSANYTVQEFANDVVYTIKSVCEDEDVPEPNIITESGRMLTSYHAVLVANIRAEIETVVGEYEAVKVDDNDPQVIVELKDLCMGINSKNYAEYYHDAIEHKDELYTLFNLGLISLEDRAKGEILFWEVCERTAKYAQNDKSMMEEYEELRQMLAAKYLCNFSIFRSLPDSWAINQLFPIMPLHKLDKTPTELATLVDITCDSDGVIDKFVDLKDIKETLELHPFKGEPYFLGVFLVGAYQEVMGSGHNLFGPLNEAHIVIEDEGYLITKVVPGGTLGEAVETARYEQSALQEGFGELAAEQVKRGRLSAERANELCRQYESYVSCYTYLS, encoded by the coding sequence ATGAAAGCAAAGCTCGAGGAGGTCGCACAGACCTATGGTATTGAAAACTGGGGCGCCGGGTACTTCAGCATCAACAAAAAAGGCCATCTGGTCGTGCATCCCAGCGAGTATGACCGCCGTGGGGCTGACCTGATGGAAATCCTGGAAGACCTTCAGCGTCGTCGTATTCATGCCCCTCTGCTCCTGCGTTTTCCACAAATTCTTGTCAACCAGATGAAAAAATTGACCGGGGCCTTTCGGAGTGCCATCCGTGAGTTCGACTACAAGGGGCGGTACTACGGCGTGTTTCCGATGAAGGTCAATCCCCGGCGGGAAGTTGTCGAGGAGTTTTTGCGTGCCGGCCGGCGCTATGACTTCGGAATCGAGGTCGGCAGCAAGCCGGAACTCTATGCGGCGCTGGCCAACGAGCAATCAGCCGATTCCCTGATGATTTGCAACGGATTCAAGGATGAAAGTTACATCCGCATGGCGTTGCTGGGGACGGAACTGGGGAAAAATGTCGTCATTGTCATCGAGAAGATCGGCGAACTGGAAATGGTCATCCAGTTGGCGCGGGAAATAGGTGTTTCTCCACTGCTTGGGATTCGCGTCAAGCTCTACTCGAAAGGGAGCGGCCGGTGGGAAAAATCTGGTGGTGAATCAGCCAAATTTGGTTTGACGACAAGCGAAATCCTGGAAGTTATCCGTGTGCTGCGCGAGCATGAAATGGTGGATTCGCTCCGTCTGCTCCACTTTCACATCGGCTCCCAGATCACGAGCATCAAGCGAGTCAAGAACGCCATCAAGGAAGCTGCACGGGTCTATGCCAAGATTCGGGCCATGAAGATTGACATTGACTATCTGGATGTCGGTGGCGGACTTGGTGTGGACTATGACGGCAGCCGGACGAGTTCAGAATCCTCGGCCAACTATACCGTCCAGGAATTTGCCAATGATGTGGTTTATACCATCAAAAGCGTCTGCGAGGACGAGGACGTACCGGAACCAAACATCATTACGGAGTCCGGGCGGATGCTGACCTCCTACCACGCCGTGCTTGTGGCCAATATCCGGGCGGAAATCGAAACGGTGGTGGGGGAGTACGAAGCCGTCAAGGTGGATGACAATGATCCCCAGGTCATCGTCGAACTCAAGGACCTGTGCATGGGCATCAACTCGAAAAACTATGCCGAGTATTACCACGATGCCATCGAGCACAAGGATGAACTCTACACACTGTTCAATCTGGGCTTGATTTCCCTCGAAGACCGGGCCAAAGGAGAAATTCTTTTCTGGGAGGTTTGCGAACGGACGGCCAAGTATGCCCAGAATGACAAGAGCATGATGGAAGAATATGAAGAACTGCGGCAGATGTTGGCCGCAAAGTATCTGTGTAACTTTTCCATCTTCCGTTCGCTTCCCGATAGCTGGGCCATCAATCAACTGTTTCCGATTATGCCACTCCACAAACTGGACAAGACCCCGACGGAGTTGGCGACCCTGGTGGACATCACCTGTGATTCGGACGGCGTAATTGACAAGTTTGTGGACCTGAAAGACATCAAGGAAACACTCGAACTCCATCCCTTCAAAGGAGAGCCGTATTTTCTGGGCGTGTTTCTCGTCGGGGCCTATCAGGAAGTGATGGGAAGTGGCCACAACCTGTTTGGGCCACTCAACGAGGCGCACATTGTGATTGAAGATGAAGGCTACCTCATTACGAAGGTTGTTCCGGGAGGGACCCTGGGTGAAGCCGTGGAGACGGCGCGTTATGAGCAGTCAGCACTCCAGGAGGGCTTTGGCGAACTGGCAGCGGAGCAGGTCAAACGTGGGCGGCTGTCGGCGGAACGCGCCAACGAGTTATGCCGGCAGTATGAAAGCTATGTGTCCTGCTATACCTATCTGAGCTGA
- a CDS encoding ABC1 kinase family protein, with the protein MSTHLFRRFVTIFRVLLPFFLAWLVSFLPLGSRAARQARAARRLREALEQLGIVFIKVGQVVGVRTDTLPPPYAAELARLQDAVRPVPIHLVKPFLEREYGRVLSELFERFDPEPLATASIGQVHRAQWRGREIVVKFLKPDTLQLLETDFELIRRMAGALRRVSGTPIWEDILTVVGRFEAGFREEADFAAERRHAIRLREILAPFPDVVVPETIDELCTPRVLALEFVDGCRIADVEAVRRIVRQPRRLLDRLVHLYAYMILCEGYYHADPHPGNFLVLPDGRLALLDFGMVQTLRVETRQALTDLVRAALRGHTDEVVEGFYRLGLVAPDTPRDQARAAIAEIGQINVLQSNTKNRIAAVGEAVERSRVRFLLPEDLAYAFRLIQMLEGVASYYQPGWNVIADGGAGIQAALEDLVSGVAARRAERRPAGDAAQAASMRLVANGARLRPAESPVRRLFQSVQAWLAPVAERLDSMAAPEVGTAERRPELSPVSNGTTAPRAQDG; encoded by the coding sequence ATGTCAACACACCTGTTTCGTCGTTTCGTCACCATTTTCCGGGTTCTGCTGCCCTTTTTTCTCGCCTGGCTGGTGAGTTTCCTGCCCCTTGGATCCCGCGCGGCACGCCAAGCCCGCGCGGCGCGCCGGTTACGTGAGGCGCTGGAGCAGTTGGGCATTGTGTTCATCAAGGTGGGGCAGGTCGTCGGCGTCCGTACGGACACCCTGCCGCCGCCGTACGCCGCTGAACTGGCCCGGCTTCAGGATGCTGTCCGCCCGGTGCCCATCCACCTGGTGAAACCCTTTCTCGAACGTGAGTACGGGCGCGTGCTGTCGGAACTGTTCGAGCGTTTTGACCCGGAACCGCTGGCAACGGCCAGCATCGGGCAGGTTCACCGGGCGCAGTGGCGTGGGCGTGAAATCGTCGTCAAGTTTCTCAAACCGGACACGCTCCAGTTGCTGGAAACCGATTTCGAGCTGATCCGGCGGATGGCGGGCGCATTGCGCCGGGTGTCGGGAACGCCCATCTGGGAAGACATCCTGACCGTTGTGGGACGCTTTGAAGCCGGGTTTCGGGAAGAGGCTGACTTTGCCGCCGAGCGCCGGCATGCCATCCGTTTGCGGGAAATACTGGCGCCGTTTCCCGATGTCGTCGTGCCGGAGACAATTGACGAACTGTGTACGCCGCGGGTGCTGGCGCTGGAGTTTGTGGATGGCTGCCGGATTGCCGATGTGGAGGCCGTGCGGCGGATTGTCCGCCAGCCCCGGCGTCTGCTCGACCGTCTGGTGCACCTGTATGCTTACATGATTCTGTGTGAGGGCTACTACCATGCCGATCCGCATCCGGGGAACTTTCTGGTGCTGCCGGACGGACGCCTGGCGTTGCTCGACTTTGGCATGGTGCAGACGCTTCGGGTGGAAACCCGGCAGGCGCTGACCGATCTGGTGCGCGCGGCGCTGCGCGGCCACACCGATGAAGTCGTGGAAGGATTTTACCGGCTGGGTCTCGTCGCACCTGACACGCCGCGTGACCAGGCCCGGGCTGCCATTGCCGAGATTGGTCAGATCAACGTCCTGCAATCGAATACCAAAAACCGTATTGCTGCCGTCGGCGAGGCCGTCGAACGCAGCCGGGTGCGGTTTCTGCTGCCGGAAGACCTGGCCTATGCCTTTCGCCTGATCCAGATGCTCGAAGGCGTGGCGTCCTACTATCAGCCGGGCTGGAATGTCATTGCCGACGGCGGGGCCGGGATACAGGCGGCGCTTGAAGACCTGGTGAGTGGTGTTGCTGCCCGGCGTGCAGAAAGACGTCCGGCAGGCGATGCGGCACAGGCTGCATCAATGCGGTTGGTGGCCAATGGTGCGCGTCTGCGCCCGGCGGAAAGCCCCGTGCGACGGTTGTTCCAGAGCGTGCAGGCGTGGCTGGCGCCGGTGGCCGAGCGTCTTGACAGTATGGCTGCGCCGGAAGTTGGAACAGCCGAACGCAGACCAGAGCTGTCGCCGGTAAGCAACGGGACAACAGCGCCCCGGGCCCAGGATGGGTGA
- a CDS encoding Glu/Leu/Phe/Val family dehydrogenase, with protein MSNPLLSLSSHSLPDLDSQPDGKSRMTRVVSMYFNRAADILNLDPNYRLILGLPGRELAVNLPVEMDSGEIQIFPGYRVQHHVAMGPMHGGLRYRPDLTLDDLRALALWATLTSAVADVPFGGSMGGIICDPNQLSIHELERLTRRYVVEILDIIGTERDILAPDFSTDQQVMAWIMDTYSMHARQTVTAIVTGKPLELGGSHGSHESVGYGVWCLLDATFKHLGNKPAQPRVAIQGAGRRGGSAAKLLHQAGYKVIAITDSGGGVYHPDGLDVPDVLEYFAHNGSLAGYTEADTLTDEELLTIDCDVLVPAYLQNQITAKNAYKLRCRILCEAAYGASTVEASQILDDSDIYVIPAIMGESGGTIVRYFEWVQNRIGFRWRRHVVLERLRDKVTAMYHNVVKAAETYGVNLRDASYLVGVQHMGRDLALRGIYA; from the coding sequence ATGAGCAACCCCCTCCTGTCCCTCTCCTCGCATTCACTTCCTGATCTTGACTCGCAACCGGACGGGAAATCGCGCATGACGCGCGTCGTGAGCATGTATTTCAACCGGGCGGCCGACATCCTGAACCTGGACCCCAACTACCGGCTCATTTTGGGTCTGCCCGGCCGGGAACTGGCCGTCAACCTGCCGGTCGAGATGGATTCGGGAGAAATCCAGATTTTCCCCGGCTACCGCGTGCAGCATCACGTCGCCATGGGGCCGATGCACGGCGGATTGCGCTACCGTCCTGACCTGACCCTCGATGACCTGCGCGCTCTGGCGCTCTGGGCCACCCTCACCTCCGCCGTTGCTGATGTGCCCTTTGGCGGCTCGATGGGGGGCATCATTTGTGATCCCAACCAACTCTCCATTCACGAACTCGAACGTCTGACCCGCCGGTATGTCGTTGAAATCCTCGACATCATCGGCACCGAACGGGACATCCTGGCACCGGATTTCAGTACCGATCAGCAGGTCATGGCATGGATTATGGACACCTACTCGATGCATGCGCGCCAGACCGTTACGGCCATCGTTACCGGCAAACCACTCGAACTGGGCGGCTCGCACGGCTCGCACGAATCCGTCGGCTACGGCGTCTGGTGTCTGCTTGATGCCACATTCAAGCACCTGGGCAACAAACCGGCCCAACCACGGGTTGCCATCCAGGGAGCCGGACGCCGTGGCGGTTCGGCTGCCAAGCTGCTTCACCAGGCCGGCTACAAGGTCATTGCAATTACTGATTCCGGCGGCGGTGTCTATCATCCCGACGGCCTCGATGTCCCGGATGTGCTGGAATACTTCGCCCACAACGGCTCACTGGCCGGTTACACCGAAGCCGACACCCTCACTGACGAAGAACTGCTCACCATCGACTGCGATGTGCTCGTCCCGGCCTACCTGCAAAACCAGATCACGGCCAAAAACGCCTACAAACTCCGCTGCCGTATCCTGTGCGAAGCCGCGTACGGGGCCAGCACGGTCGAGGCCAGCCAAATCCTTGACGACTCGGACATTTACGTTATCCCGGCGATTATGGGCGAATCCGGCGGCACCATCGTGCGGTACTTCGAGTGGGTGCAGAACCGGATTGGCTTCCGCTGGCGGCGGCACGTCGTCCTGGAGCGTCTCCGCGACAAAGTCACGGCGATGTACCACAATGTCGTCAAGGCGGCCGAGACCTACGGCGTGAACCTGCGGGATGCCAGCTATCTCGTGGGTGTTCAGCACATGGGACGCGACCTGGCACTGCGCGGCATCTATGCCTGA
- a CDS encoding class I SAM-dependent methyltransferase — protein sequence MPDVLAQWMARLAGQRVLDIGCGRNKTPGALGMDANPHADADLVHNLDDVPYPFPEHAFDAVIGRHVIEHVQSPLAVIIELHRIVRPGGWVLLVAPHWTNPDFATDLTHRNHLNSYSFRNLTVGQEVFDFYAPVRFRQRPPYVTLLNLWRACGLEWLVNLDRRHPRWRFLRRFWEQYLNAVVRGKEVYFELEVVKPDGTPPAP from the coding sequence ATGCCTGATGTCCTCGCCCAGTGGATGGCGCGGCTGGCGGGCCAGCGCGTCCTGGACATTGGCTGCGGACGCAACAAAACCCCCGGCGCGCTGGGGATGGATGCCAACCCCCACGCGGACGCCGATCTGGTTCACAACCTCGATGACGTGCCCTACCCATTTCCCGAACACGCCTTCGATGCCGTCATCGGGCGGCACGTCATCGAGCACGTTCAATCACCGCTGGCGGTCATCATTGAACTGCACCGCATCGTGCGTCCCGGCGGCTGGGTTCTGCTCGTGGCCCCCCACTGGACGAATCCCGACTTTGCCACCGATCTGACCCACCGCAACCATCTCAACAGTTATTCCTTTCGCAACCTGACCGTCGGGCAGGAAGTGTTTGACTTCTACGCCCCGGTGCGCTTTCGTCAGCGCCCGCCCTACGTTACGCTTCTGAACCTGTGGCGCGCCTGTGGACTGGAATGGCTCGTCAATCTGGATCGTCGCCATCCCCGCTGGCGTTTCCTGCGGCGTTTCTGGGAACAATATCTGAATGCCGTCGTCCGGGGAAAAGAAGTCTATTTTGAACTCGAAGTCGTCAAGCCGGATGGCACTCCACCTGCACCATGA
- the lpxD gene encoding UDP-3-O-(3-hydroxymyristoyl)glucosamine N-acyltransferase, translated as MNHLPSAPTLRDLAAAFGYTVEGTADAAEIVITGVAGLDEAGPTELTFLSNPRYAAKARTTRAAAIIVSQGVATEGLPCPVVRAPDAYLAFARMAGWFYRPPRPSPGIHPTAIIAPSARLGAEVSVGPYVVVGENVVLGDRVRLFAHTVIYDGARIGDDSVLHAHVVIREQVELGCRVTVHNHVTIGCDGFGYAKRPDGSWEKIPQAGRVIIEDDVEIGAGTQIDRPSVGETRIRRGAKLDNLVQIGHAVEVGEDTLLCAQVGIAGSATIGSRVILAGQVGVAGHLTIGDGVTALAQSGIPNDVPAGQQVAGYPAVDRRQWLRVSAAQARLPDLLKHVQHLEARLKALELAAREKDPSRKG; from the coding sequence ATGAACCACCTTCCATCTGCGCCCACTCTCCGTGACCTTGCGGCTGCCTTTGGCTACACGGTGGAAGGGACAGCCGATGCGGCCGAAATCGTTATCACGGGCGTGGCTGGCCTCGACGAAGCCGGGCCCACGGAGCTTACCTTTCTGTCGAACCCACGCTACGCGGCCAAAGCCCGGACGACGCGCGCGGCGGCGATCATCGTCAGTCAGGGTGTTGCCACGGAAGGGCTGCCCTGCCCGGTCGTCCGTGCACCGGACGCCTACCTGGCCTTTGCCCGCATGGCTGGCTGGTTTTACCGGCCGCCGCGGCCTTCGCCCGGCATTCATCCCACAGCGATCATTGCGCCCTCGGCGCGGCTAGGGGCGGAAGTATCTGTTGGACCCTATGTGGTTGTCGGTGAAAACGTCGTTCTGGGCGACCGGGTCCGGCTTTTCGCCCACACGGTCATTTATGACGGCGCCCGCATCGGCGACGACTCGGTGCTTCACGCCCACGTTGTCATCCGGGAACAGGTCGAACTTGGCTGCCGGGTTACTGTCCACAACCACGTCACCATTGGCTGTGATGGTTTCGGCTATGCCAAGCGCCCGGATGGAAGCTGGGAAAAAATCCCGCAGGCCGGGCGCGTCATCATTGAAGACGACGTGGAAATCGGCGCCGGTACACAGATTGACCGTCCCAGCGTGGGGGAAACCCGCATCCGGCGCGGCGCCAAGCTCGACAACCTCGTGCAGATTGGTCATGCCGTCGAAGTCGGGGAGGACACCCTGCTGTGCGCCCAGGTTGGGATTGCCGGCAGCGCCACGATTGGCTCACGGGTCATCCTCGCCGGGCAGGTTGGCGTCGCCGGCCACCTGACGATTGGCGACGGCGTTACGGCACTGGCCCAGAGCGGCATTCCGAACGATGTCCCGGCCGGGCAACAGGTCGCCGGCTATCCGGCAGTGGACCGCCGGCAATGGCTGCGCGTCTCGGCGGCCCAGGCGCGACTTCCTGACCTGCTCAAACATGTCCAGCATCTCGAAGCCCGCCTGAAGGCACTCGAACTGGCGGCGCGCGAAAAAGACCCTTCCCGGAAAGGATAG
- a CDS encoding ComEC/Rec2 family competence protein: MRKDRRSSSARRGWQGCLLVVGLLGLAAASLWLLWHFRDRLIPGPPPLAGKLLHIHAIDVGQGDSYLIVTPEKKTILIDAGPAEAGSKVVAFLRQQGIAELDLVIATHPHADHIGGMGYVLESFKVKNFLDSGQEHTTLTYRRMLEAVKKHVGRLTLAQAGQKFNLDNGITLSVLGPRQPWLQNVSGSDLNANSVVVRLDYGQFSMLLTGDAEDETEDRLLTDGAPLQVTVLKVAHHGSRHSTRERFLRAATPSVAIISCGATNRYGHPAQATLDRLRRLDVALYRTDLHGDITLTTNGQEYRITPTRQVAASELWRGRQPDTANDSGDEMPRRRAG, from the coding sequence ATGCGTAAGGATCGCCGTTCATCATCTGCGCGCCGTGGATGGCAGGGTTGCCTGCTGGTTGTTGGCCTGCTCGGTCTGGCTGCGGCCTCACTCTGGCTGCTGTGGCATTTCCGTGACCGGCTCATTCCCGGACCGCCGCCGCTGGCCGGAAAACTGCTGCACATCCACGCCATTGACGTTGGCCAGGGCGACAGCTACCTCATCGTCACGCCAGAGAAGAAAACCATCCTCATTGATGCCGGGCCGGCCGAAGCCGGGTCAAAGGTGGTGGCATTTTTACGACAGCAGGGCATCGCCGAACTCGACCTCGTCATCGCCACCCACCCCCACGCCGACCACATCGGCGGCATGGGCTACGTTCTGGAAAGCTTCAAGGTCAAAAACTTCCTCGACAGCGGACAGGAACACACCACGCTGACCTACCGCCGCATGCTCGAAGCCGTCAAAAAGCACGTCGGACGACTCACGCTGGCCCAAGCCGGACAGAAGTTCAATCTCGACAACGGCATCACCCTCTCCGTGCTCGGGCCACGGCAACCCTGGCTGCAAAATGTTTCCGGCAGCGACCTCAATGCCAACTCCGTCGTCGTACGGCTTGACTACGGACAGTTTTCCATGCTCCTGACTGGCGACGCCGAAGACGAAACCGAAGACCGCCTCCTGACCGATGGTGCGCCGCTCCAGGTCACGGTGCTCAAGGTAGCCCACCATGGCTCCCGGCATTCCACCAGGGAGCGCTTCCTGCGCGCTGCCACACCCTCCGTAGCCATCATTTCCTGTGGCGCGACGAACCGCTACGGCCACCCCGCGCAGGCGACGCTTGACCGCCTGCGCCGTCTCGATGTTGCGCTCTACCGTACCGATCTGCACGGCGACATCACCCTGACCACCAACGGGCAGGAATACCGCATCACGCCCACCCGCCAGGTGGCCGCAAGCGAACTCTGGCGCGGCCGTCAACCTGATACGGCCAATGATTCCGGCGATGAAATGCCGCGCCGCCGCGCCGGGTGA
- a CDS encoding tetratricopeptide repeat protein, whose product MVNIQKFAAHRHWPWLLAVGLAGLVYANTLGNGFTYDDTPIIVNNPTIRSLADVPRLFLTGYWEHRQSGGNNYRPMLATTLAVDYALWGLHPVGYHLTNLLLHAANTAWVWWLLRCYRAAPWLALLAALVFAVHPVHTEAVANVVGRAELLGMCFGGLMWWSWVQARRNAEHAGRWRALAAAAYLAAMLSKENMVVLPAALWLAEVLRVRRHLWRAGWSAWWITTRPFFWLAIPWLPYAGLRLVSQQGFQPTGALSGNPMYAQTLWERLVTMAGVSLEWYRLVFLGFPLKPWYDAHNLALTPVWSWRTGLGGLVTLGLVVGAVAAVRRFPLLTFAVGFWFITLALVSNIIAPLWTPLGERWLYVPSVAYAIAVAWVLVRLGGMTSQQPAAAWRVGVSVGMALVLFIGYAYGTSRRNLDWQSDWRLFTRFLETDPQHPLPYTSLAHAWQTTDPAQARAYYEQALARVPNFFLALLGLAQLDLREGRIEAAHARLGQMVAAKPPEVVPTDADWGLVHALYARTLALQGDTAHALEQIAEARRYGPRDTPTLTSCAIAYVNLGQIAEAEAILREALDLGVDTPTIRFNLGSVLLRQGRTDEAERHFEAALRLDPDFAPARLARDKLQPAGTP is encoded by the coding sequence ATGGTGAACATCCAGAAGTTTGCCGCACATCGGCATTGGCCGTGGCTGCTGGCTGTCGGGCTGGCGGGGTTGGTCTATGCCAACACCCTCGGCAATGGGTTTACGTATGACGACACGCCCATCATCGTCAACAACCCTACCATCCGGTCGCTGGCTGACGTGCCACGCCTGTTTTTGACCGGCTACTGGGAGCACCGGCAGAGTGGCGGCAACAATTACCGTCCCATGTTGGCAACCACGCTGGCCGTGGACTATGCCCTGTGGGGGCTGCATCCTGTCGGCTATCACCTGACCAACCTCCTCCTTCATGCCGCCAACACGGCCTGGGTGTGGTGGCTGCTGCGGTGCTACCGCGCAGCTCCCTGGCTGGCGCTGCTGGCGGCGCTGGTGTTTGCCGTGCATCCCGTACACACTGAAGCCGTGGCGAATGTCGTCGGGCGGGCTGAGCTGCTGGGAATGTGCTTTGGCGGGCTGATGTGGTGGAGCTGGGTGCAGGCGCGCCGGAATGCAGAGCATGCCGGACGGTGGCGCGCCCTGGCGGCAGCGGCCTATCTGGCGGCGATGCTGTCCAAGGAAAACATGGTCGTGCTGCCGGCGGCGCTGTGGTTGGCAGAGGTCTTGCGCGTGCGGCGGCATCTCTGGCGCGCGGGCTGGTCAGCATGGTGGATCACGACGCGCCCTTTCTTCTGGCTGGCCATCCCTTGGCTCCCCTATGCCGGGTTGCGACTCGTGAGCCAGCAGGGGTTTCAGCCAACCGGGGCGCTGTCGGGCAATCCCATGTATGCCCAAACGCTTTGGGAACGGCTCGTCACCATGGCAGGCGTTTCCCTGGAATGGTATCGGCTGGTGTTTCTGGGGTTTCCCCTCAAGCCTTGGTATGACGCGCACAATCTGGCGCTGACACCGGTCTGGAGCTGGCGCACAGGGCTTGGCGGATTGGTCACGCTTGGTCTGGTCGTGGGGGCGGTGGCGGCCGTGCGACGTTTTCCGCTGCTGACCTTTGCGGTGGGCTTCTGGTTCATCACGCTGGCACTGGTGAGCAACATCATTGCGCCACTGTGGACGCCCCTTGGAGAACGCTGGCTGTATGTGCCGTCTGTGGCTTATGCGATTGCCGTCGCTTGGGTGCTGGTCAGACTGGGTGGAATGACCAGCCAGCAGCCGGCAGCCGCCTGGCGGGTCGGCGTCAGTGTGGGCATGGCGCTGGTGTTGTTCATCGGTTATGCCTACGGGACGAGTCGGCGCAACCTCGACTGGCAAAGCGACTGGCGGCTGTTCACACGTTTTCTGGAAACCGATCCGCAGCATCCATTGCCCTACACGTCGCTGGCCCACGCCTGGCAGACGACTGACCCGGCACAGGCGCGTGCTTACTATGAACAGGCACTGGCGCGCGTGCCGAACTTCTTTCTGGCGCTGCTGGGGTTGGCACAACTCGACCTGCGTGAAGGACGCATCGAAGCTGCCCATGCAAGGTTGGGTCAGATGGTTGCTGCCAAACCGCCGGAAGTCGTGCCGACTGACGCCGACTGGGGGCTGGTACACGCCCTTTATGCCCGGACGCTTGCCCTGCAGGGTGACACCGCCCACGCCCTGGAACAGATTGCCGAGGCGCGGCGCTACGGGCCGCGGGATACCCCGACGCTGACGAGCTGCGCTATCGCCTATGTAAACCTTGGTCAGATAGCCGAAGCTGAAGCCATCTTGCGCGAGGCGCTGGATTTGGGTGTGGATACGCCGACGATCCGGTTCAACCTGGGATCCGTACTGCTCCGGCAGGGCCGGACGGACGAAGCGGAGCGCCATTTTGAGGCCGCACTGCGCCTGGACCCGGACTTTGCTCCGGCGCGCCTGGCGCGCGACAAGCTCCAGCCGGCAGGCACGCCGTAG
- a CDS encoding MBL fold metallo-hydrolase: MTSVVPKYASAVILLRRNETGDWRFFWARRAQAAPFLGGYHAFLGGRRDPEDEQVPVRHATDPEHAAQCACAVREVFEEAGILLAESRLTAPETRLAVRADLMAGRLTFAEVCARFAVEIDARRLIPGGRWVTPVGVPRRYDTTFFVSRLDGADEPELWPDEMVDGQWVTPAEAMAAWAQGAVRLVPPTLHSVRSLLRWTTEGFAGREDFQRLRELLHDHPAAHGEPPAFIELAPGIVTFPVRTPTLPPATHTNCYLVGDRELVVIDPASPYPEEQARLDAHLTWLAEQCGARVTAIWLTHHHPDHVGGAAHLSRRWNVPVAAHPITARLLEGKVQVSQWLADGDGQFIPASPAMGRWSTTPPGWPGWRLRAVFTPGHAPGHLCFFEETTGTLLSGDMVVGLGSVLIDPDEGDMAAYLASLRRLQTLPVQLIAGGHGPALGEPQAVLAAYLAHRQQREESILAALRSGATTVADLVAVVYADTPAALHPLAARSVQAHLVKLTREGKVQQSGGRLQLADVA, encoded by the coding sequence ATGACTTCTGTTGTTCCCAAGTACGCATCGGCTGTGATCCTACTGCGCCGGAACGAAACCGGCGACTGGCGCTTTTTCTGGGCCCGGCGCGCCCAGGCTGCGCCCTTTCTCGGCGGCTACCACGCCTTTCTGGGTGGTCGCCGCGACCCGGAAGACGAACAGGTACCCGTACGCCACGCCACCGACCCGGAACACGCCGCCCAGTGTGCATGTGCGGTGCGCGAGGTCTTCGAGGAAGCGGGCATCCTGCTGGCCGAAAGCCGGTTGACTGCGCCCGAAACGCGGCTGGCCGTACGCGCCGACCTGATGGCCGGCCGCCTGACCTTTGCCGAAGTGTGTGCGCGCTTTGCCGTCGAAATTGACGCGCGCCGCCTCATCCCGGGCGGGCGATGGGTGACGCCGGTGGGTGTCCCGCGCCGCTACGACACCACGTTTTTCGTCAGCCGGCTCGACGGCGCGGACGAACCCGAACTCTGGCCCGATGAAATGGTGGACGGACAGTGGGTGACGCCAGCGGAAGCCATGGCCGCCTGGGCGCAGGGCGCGGTGCGGCTTGTGCCGCCAACCCTGCACAGCGTCCGCAGCCTGCTGCGCTGGACGACCGAAGGTTTTGCCGGGCGGGAAGATTTCCAGCGTCTGCGCGAGTTGCTACATGATCATCCTGCCGCTCATGGCGAGCCGCCAGCTTTTATCGAACTGGCGCCGGGGATCGTCACCTTTCCGGTTCGTACGCCGACCCTGCCGCCGGCCACGCATACAAACTGCTACCTGGTGGGCGACCGGGAACTGGTCGTCATTGATCCGGCTTCACCCTACCCCGAAGAGCAGGCACGCCTCGATGCCCATCTGACGTGGTTGGCCGAACAATGTGGTGCGCGGGTGACGGCCATCTGGCTGACCCATCACCATCCCGATCACGTTGGAGGAGCCGCCCACTTGAGCCGGCGCTGGAATGTGCCGGTTGCCGCCCATCCCATCACTGCCCGGCTGCTGGAAGGCAAGGTACAGGTTTCACAGTGGCTGGCCGACGGCGACGGGCAGTTCATCCCGGCGTCGCCGGCCATGGGAAGGTGGAGCACCACGCCGCCGGGCTGGCCCGGCTGGCGGCTGCGCGCAGTGTTTACGCCGGGTCATGCGCCGGGCCATCTGTGCTTTTTCGAGGAAACGACCGGCACACTGCTCAGCGGCGACATGGTGGTGGGGCTGGGCAGCGTGCTCATTGATCCCGATGAGGGCGATATGGCGGCATACCTCGCTTCGCTGCGGCGGCTTCAGACGTTGCCGGTGCAGCTCATTGCGGGCGGTCACGGGCCGGCGCTGGGCGAGCCGCAGGCAGTTCTGGCGGCTTACCTGGCCCATCGCCAGCAGCGGGAAGAGTCCATTCTGGCAGCCTTGCGTTCCGGGGCGACGACTGTCGCCGATCTGGTGGCCGTGGTCTATGCCGACACGCCGGCGGCGCTGCACCCGCTGGCGGCGCGGTCGGTACAGGCGCATCTCGTGAAGCTGACGCGCGAAGGGAAAGTGCAGCAGTCCGGGGGCCGCCTACAGCTTGCCGACGTTGCCTGA